In Leeia speluncae, a genomic segment contains:
- the recG gene encoding ATP-dependent DNA helicase RecG — MSEVISATPDPFRKLAGFTDPNRQKLAKLGLTRLEDLVLHLPHRYEDETQLYGITEAPHDRVVVVEGLIKKSEVQIRHRRQLIAEVADKTGRLVVRFLNFYPSQQKQWQVGKSVRLIGEIKHGFFGLEMVHPRAKFSGLDAPLGNQFTPVYPTTNGLSQDTLAKLVGIALKHVLLDDTLPASIVGAYKLPPLEKSIRFLHSPPVESDLYPLTAKTHPAWKRLKFDELLAQQLTLLSNRAKRREVPAPILTSTGQLTGQLLASLPFALTPAQSRVVDEICRDLSRNVPMQRLLQGDVGSGKTIVAALAALQAVENGMQAAFMAPTELLAEQHFRKLTEWLTPMGIRIGWVSGSQKKKERETNLAAISSGEVQIAVGTHALFQDKVSFANLALLLVDEQHRFGVGQRLQLRSKGSDENRAPHQLMMSATPIPRTLAMSYFADLDVSVIDELPPGRTPIVTTLLDNRKREHLIERVGAACRPAPAGQGAQAYWVCPLIEESEALQLQTAVATHETLQAMLPDLRIGLVHGKLPPSEKQAVMRSFKDHELDILVATTVIEVGVDVPNATLMVIDHAERMGLAQLHQLRGRVGRGSKASYCTLLYQAPLGEIAQARLDLMRRSTDGFEIAREDLHIRGPGELLGNRQSGVPLLRFADLERDTDLLEIARNLAPRLLAEQPEVAAAHLERWIGNRTGLLDA, encoded by the coding sequence ATGTCAGAAGTCATTTCAGCTACGCCAGATCCCTTTCGTAAACTCGCCGGCTTTACCGATCCTAATCGCCAAAAGCTAGCCAAGCTCGGCCTTACACGGTTGGAAGATTTGGTATTGCATTTGCCACATCGTTACGAAGATGAAACGCAGTTGTATGGCATCACCGAAGCGCCGCATGATCGGGTCGTTGTCGTCGAAGGCCTCATCAAAAAAAGCGAAGTGCAAATTCGTCATCGCAGACAATTGATTGCCGAAGTAGCCGATAAAACGGGACGTTTAGTTGTCCGTTTTCTCAATTTCTATCCCTCACAGCAAAAGCAATGGCAAGTCGGTAAATCGGTTCGGTTAATCGGCGAAATTAAGCATGGTTTCTTTGGTTTGGAAATGGTGCACCCTCGCGCCAAGTTTAGTGGGCTAGATGCGCCACTGGGTAACCAATTTACCCCGGTTTACCCCACGACCAACGGACTCTCCCAAGACACCCTCGCGAAACTAGTTGGCATTGCATTAAAACATGTCCTGTTAGACGATACCTTGCCAGCCTCGATTGTCGGTGCGTATAAACTACCACCACTAGAAAAGAGCATCCGGTTCTTGCATTCGCCTCCGGTAGAGAGTGATTTATACCCCCTTACCGCCAAAACACACCCGGCTTGGAAACGGTTAAAGTTTGATGAGTTACTCGCACAGCAACTCACCCTCCTGTCTAACCGTGCCAAACGCAGAGAAGTTCCTGCGCCAATCCTTACGTCTACCGGTCAGTTAACTGGCCAACTATTAGCCAGCCTCCCCTTTGCGCTCACACCTGCACAAAGCCGCGTTGTTGACGAAATTTGCCGTGATTTAAGCCGCAATGTACCGATGCAACGTTTGCTGCAAGGGGATGTGGGTAGTGGTAAAACCATTGTCGCCGCACTCGCCGCTCTGCAAGCTGTCGAAAATGGCATGCAAGCTGCCTTTATGGCCCCCACCGAGTTACTAGCCGAACAACACTTCCGCAAGCTAACCGAGTGGCTAACGCCCATGGGTATCCGCATTGGCTGGGTATCTGGCAGCCAAAAGAAAAAAGAACGGGAAACCAACCTAGCGGCGATTTCATCAGGCGAAGTGCAAATTGCGGTAGGTACGCATGCACTTTTTCAAGACAAAGTCAGCTTTGCCAATTTGGCCTTATTACTGGTAGATGAACAACACCGATTTGGTGTCGGGCAGCGGCTACAACTTCGCAGCAAAGGCAGCGATGAAAACCGAGCACCGCATCAGCTAATGATGTCGGCAACACCTATCCCCCGTACCTTGGCGATGAGCTATTTTGCGGATTTGGATGTTTCTGTGATTGATGAACTTCCACCAGGTAGAACACCCATCGTCACCACCTTGTTAGATAACCGTAAGCGCGAACACTTGATAGAACGAGTGGGCGCCGCTTGCCGCCCCGCACCAGCAGGGCAAGGCGCGCAAGCCTATTGGGTTTGTCCGCTGATTGAAGAGTCTGAAGCATTACAACTACAGACCGCCGTTGCCACCCACGAAACACTTCAAGCGATGTTGCCCGACCTGCGTATTGGCTTAGTCCACGGCAAATTGCCACCAAGTGAAAAACAAGCGGTGATGCGATCATTCAAAGACCATGAGTTAGATATCTTGGTCGCAACCACCGTGATTGAAGTGGGCGTAGACGTGCCAAATGCCACGCTAATGGTGATCGACCACGCTGAACGGATGGGTTTAGCGCAACTACATCAATTACGTGGTCGAGTTGGACGCGGCAGCAAAGCAAGTTACTGTACTTTGCTATATCAAGCGCCATTAGGCGAAATCGCCCAAGCCCGACTAGACCTCATGCGCCGAAGCACAGATGGCTTCGAGATTGCGCGTGAAGACTTACACATTCGCGGCCCAGGTGAACTATTAGGCAACCGTCAAAGTGGCGTGCCATTACTGCGGTTTGCAGATCTAGAAAGAGATACGGATTTACTCGAAATTGCGAGAAATCTGGCGCCAAGATTATTAGCCGAGCAACCAGAAGTGGCTGCCGCCCATCTAGAAAGATGGATCGGCAACCGAACAGGTTTATTAGACGCCTAA